In a single window of the Lasioglossum baleicum chromosome 10, iyLasBale1, whole genome shotgun sequence genome:
- the Aif gene encoding apoptosis inducing factor isoform X3, with product MFECSLFNKKHTKKLYSDFQSYAWSTEPAVRAITILHKAKIGSLKMLSCGRIVGRLPKLTRHSPVSHFGPFKYLGIINNNLWYSNNVSDKKTYKSPGTTIKPEECVPEICGKPPDSGKCQDKPPSPPYWKILAALLIAGVTIYAISSTLSSTKKSESRKDVSTKKKDGRRHRRSLEKVKSPPDSSSIPKEVPYLLIGGGTAAFSAFRSIKSRDPKAKVLVVMEENGFPYMRPPLSKELWYNTDRNASSQLLFTQWNGTQRSIFYEPNEFYANVNNLVQSDKGGVAVAAGWKVTKIDVQNKTVTLEDGSEVKYDKCLIATGATPKQLPVFESIEDELKDKIITFRTKEDFLDLEDSVHNAKHKHIVIVGGGFLGSELACSLARNLPQDKTVYQIYKEKFIMDQVLPQYLSEWATKKAIVEGVRCISSSEVVDYSYKNGKLSLILSGDRTIDADQVIVAVGVEPNTGLAEVSHLETDPDIGGFLVNAELEARSNLWVAGDAACFYDIRLGRRRVEHHDHAVVSGRLAGENMTGARKPYLHQSMFWSDLGTEVGYEAVGIVDSSLPTVGVFAKSSDSNSSTPVSNSNGTVQSLQKKTLNSAKSSVKSELVTQMEKPNEQEESSTEVDKPECDDSKLTTEEKPKKHDDFEKGVIFYLRDDIVVGIVLWNLFNRMSVARQVLARGTKYDDLNEVAKLFAIHDN from the exons ATGTTCGAATGTTCTTTGTTCAACAAAAAACATACGAA AAAACTGTACAGCGACTTCCAGTCGTATGCATGGTCAACAGAGCCGGCCGTACGCGCCATCACCATATTGCATAAGGCCAAAATTGGCTCGTTAAAAATGTTAAGTTGTGGCAGAATTGTCGGACGATTACCAAAACTTACAAGACATTCACCCGTTAGTCATTTTGGCCCTTTCAAATATCTTG GaattatcaataataatttatggtACAGTAACAATGTTAGTGATAAGAAAACGTACAAGTCTCCAGGCACTACTATAAAACCTGAAGAATGTGTACCCGAAA TTTGCGGTAAACCACCGGATTCAGGGAAGTGCCAAGATAAACCACCGTCGCCACCCTATTGGAAGATATTGGCAGCTTTACTTATAGCAGGAGTTACAATATACGCG ATATCTTCTACGTTATCTTCCACAAAGAAATCTGAATCTCGAAAGGATGTAAGTACGA aaaagaaGGATGGAAGAAGACATAGAAGATCCTTGGAAAAAGTGAAATCACCACCCGATTCCtcttcgattcccaaagaagtaCCTTACCTTTTAATAGGCGGTGGAACTGCTGCATTTTCTGCATTTAGATCAATTAAATCTAGAGACCCTAAAGCTAAG GTGTTAGTGGTAATGGAAGAGAATGGTTTTCCTTACATGAGACCGCCGTTATCGAAAGAACTTTGGTACAATACGGACAGGAACGCGAGCTCGCAGTTACTTTTTACCCAATGGAACGGAACGCAACGAAG TATATTTTACGAACCAAACGAGTTTTACGCAAATGTCAACAATTTAGTACAATCTGATAAAGGCGGTGTAGCTGTCGCCGCAGGTTGGAAAGTTACAAAAATTGATGTTCAAAATAAAACCGTGACACTCGAAGATGGTTCCGAAGTAAAATATGATAAATGTCTTATCGCAACTG GTGCCACACCGAAGCAACTTCCTGTCTTTGAATCGATCGAGGATGAACTTAAAGATAAAATTATAACATTTAGAACAAAAGAAGATTTTCTTGACTTGGAAGACAGTGTACATAATGCTAAGCATAAACATATAGTAATAGTTGGAGGTGGATTTCTTGGGTCAGAACTCGCTTGCTCGTTAGCTCGTAATT TGCCGCAAGACAAAACCGTATATCAAATATATAAGGAGAAGTTTATAATGGATCAAGTATTACCGCAATATTTAAGCGAATGGGCAACAAAGAAAGCGATAGTAGAAGGTGTTCGATGCATTTCTAGTTCCGAAGTTGTAGATTATTCCTATAAGAATGGAAAATTGTCGCTCATTCTTTCCGGAGACCGTACT ATCGATGCCGATCAAGTAATTGTAGCGGTAGGTGTTGAGCCAAACACTGGTTTGGCAGAAGTTTCGCATTTAGAAACAGATCCTGACATAGGTGGATTTCTTGTAAACGCAGAGTTGGAAGCAAGAAGCAACCTTTGGGTTGCCGGAGATGCTGCTTGTTTCTACGATATTAGACTTGGTCGAAGAAGAGTGGAACATCATGATCACGCTGTAGTTTCGGGAAGATTAGCAGGAGAAAATATGACTGGTGCAA GGAAGCCGTATCTGCATCAGTCAATGTTTTGGTCGGACTTGGGAACAGAAGTTGGTTACGAGGCCGTTGGCATTGTAGATTCGTCGTTACCAACTGTAGGAGTTTTTGCAAAATCATCGGATTCGAACAGCTCAACACCAGTTTCGAATTCAAATGGAACCGTACAGTCTCTGCAGAAGAAG ACATTGAATTCAGCAAAAAGTTCTGTAAAATCTGAATTAGTGACACAAATGGAAAAACCCAACGAGCAAGAAGAGAGTTCAACCGAGGTTGATAAACCAGAATGTGATGATTCCAAATTAACGACAGAGGAGAAACCTAAGAAACACGATGATTTTGAGAAAggtgttattttttatttaagggaCGACATTGTGGTCGGAATTGTTCTTTGGAATCTTTTCAACCGGATGTCCGTTGCTAGGCAG
- the Aif gene encoding apoptosis inducing factor isoform X2 — translation MDLRLNTKLYSDFQSYAWSTEPAVRAITILHKAKIGSLKMLSCGRIVGRLPKLTRHSPVSHFGPFKYLGIINNNLWYSNNVSDKKTYKSPGTTIKPEECVPESRYSEPKRNVPSCESYPNASCPPSCYEVCGKPPDSGKCQDKPPSPPYWKILAALLIAGVTIYAISSTLSSTKKSESRKDVSTKKKDGRRHRRSLEKVKSPPDSSSIPKEVPYLLIGGGTAAFSAFRSIKSRDPKAKVLVVMEENGFPYMRPPLSKELWYNTDRNASSQLLFTQWNGTQRSIFYEPNEFYANVNNLVQSDKGGVAVAAGWKVTKIDVQNKTVTLEDGSEVKYDKCLIATGATPKQLPVFESIEDELKDKIITFRTKEDFLDLEDSVHNAKHKHIVIVGGGFLGSELACSLARNLPQDKTVYQIYKEKFIMDQVLPQYLSEWATKKAIVEGVRCISSSEVVDYSYKNGKLSLILSGDRTIDADQVIVAVGVEPNTGLAEVSHLETDPDIGGFLVNAELEARSNLWVAGDAACFYDIRLGRRRVEHHDHAVVSGRLAGENMTGARKPYLHQSMFWSDLGTEVGYEAVGIVDSSLPTVGVFAKSSDSNSSTPVSNSNGTVQSLQKKTLNSAKSSVKSELVTQMEKPNEQEESSTEVDKPECDDSKLTTEEKPKKHDDFEKGVIFYLRDDIVVGIVLWNLFNRMSVARQVLARGTKYDDLNEVAKLFAIHDN, via the exons AAAACTGTACAGCGACTTCCAGTCGTATGCATGGTCAACAGAGCCGGCCGTACGCGCCATCACCATATTGCATAAGGCCAAAATTGGCTCGTTAAAAATGTTAAGTTGTGGCAGAATTGTCGGACGATTACCAAAACTTACAAGACATTCACCCGTTAGTCATTTTGGCCCTTTCAAATATCTTG GaattatcaataataatttatggtACAGTAACAATGTTAGTGATAAGAAAACGTACAAGTCTCCAGGCACTACTATAAAACCTGAAGAATGTGTACCCGAAAGTAGGTATTCAGAACCAAAGAGAAACGTCCCTTCTTGCGAATCTTATCCTAATGCATCTTGTCCACCGTCTTGTTATGAAGTTTGCGGTAAACCACCGGATTCAGGGAAGTGCCAAGATAAACCACCGTCGCCACCCTATTGGAAGATATTGGCAGCTTTACTTATAGCAGGAGTTACAATATACGCG ATATCTTCTACGTTATCTTCCACAAAGAAATCTGAATCTCGAAAGGATGTAAGTACGA aaaagaaGGATGGAAGAAGACATAGAAGATCCTTGGAAAAAGTGAAATCACCACCCGATTCCtcttcgattcccaaagaagtaCCTTACCTTTTAATAGGCGGTGGAACTGCTGCATTTTCTGCATTTAGATCAATTAAATCTAGAGACCCTAAAGCTAAG GTGTTAGTGGTAATGGAAGAGAATGGTTTTCCTTACATGAGACCGCCGTTATCGAAAGAACTTTGGTACAATACGGACAGGAACGCGAGCTCGCAGTTACTTTTTACCCAATGGAACGGAACGCAACGAAG TATATTTTACGAACCAAACGAGTTTTACGCAAATGTCAACAATTTAGTACAATCTGATAAAGGCGGTGTAGCTGTCGCCGCAGGTTGGAAAGTTACAAAAATTGATGTTCAAAATAAAACCGTGACACTCGAAGATGGTTCCGAAGTAAAATATGATAAATGTCTTATCGCAACTG GTGCCACACCGAAGCAACTTCCTGTCTTTGAATCGATCGAGGATGAACTTAAAGATAAAATTATAACATTTAGAACAAAAGAAGATTTTCTTGACTTGGAAGACAGTGTACATAATGCTAAGCATAAACATATAGTAATAGTTGGAGGTGGATTTCTTGGGTCAGAACTCGCTTGCTCGTTAGCTCGTAATT TGCCGCAAGACAAAACCGTATATCAAATATATAAGGAGAAGTTTATAATGGATCAAGTATTACCGCAATATTTAAGCGAATGGGCAACAAAGAAAGCGATAGTAGAAGGTGTTCGATGCATTTCTAGTTCCGAAGTTGTAGATTATTCCTATAAGAATGGAAAATTGTCGCTCATTCTTTCCGGAGACCGTACT ATCGATGCCGATCAAGTAATTGTAGCGGTAGGTGTTGAGCCAAACACTGGTTTGGCAGAAGTTTCGCATTTAGAAACAGATCCTGACATAGGTGGATTTCTTGTAAACGCAGAGTTGGAAGCAAGAAGCAACCTTTGGGTTGCCGGAGATGCTGCTTGTTTCTACGATATTAGACTTGGTCGAAGAAGAGTGGAACATCATGATCACGCTGTAGTTTCGGGAAGATTAGCAGGAGAAAATATGACTGGTGCAA GGAAGCCGTATCTGCATCAGTCAATGTTTTGGTCGGACTTGGGAACAGAAGTTGGTTACGAGGCCGTTGGCATTGTAGATTCGTCGTTACCAACTGTAGGAGTTTTTGCAAAATCATCGGATTCGAACAGCTCAACACCAGTTTCGAATTCAAATGGAACCGTACAGTCTCTGCAGAAGAAG ACATTGAATTCAGCAAAAAGTTCTGTAAAATCTGAATTAGTGACACAAATGGAAAAACCCAACGAGCAAGAAGAGAGTTCAACCGAGGTTGATAAACCAGAATGTGATGATTCCAAATTAACGACAGAGGAGAAACCTAAGAAACACGATGATTTTGAGAAAggtgttattttttatttaagggaCGACATTGTGGTCGGAATTGTTCTTTGGAATCTTTTCAACCGGATGTCCGTTGCTAGGCAG
- the Aif gene encoding apoptosis inducing factor isoform X1: MFECSLFNKKHTKKLYSDFQSYAWSTEPAVRAITILHKAKIGSLKMLSCGRIVGRLPKLTRHSPVSHFGPFKYLGIINNNLWYSNNVSDKKTYKSPGTTIKPEECVPESRYSEPKRNVPSCESYPNASCPPSCYEVCGKPPDSGKCQDKPPSPPYWKILAALLIAGVTIYAISSTLSSTKKSESRKDVSTKKKDGRRHRRSLEKVKSPPDSSSIPKEVPYLLIGGGTAAFSAFRSIKSRDPKAKVLVVMEENGFPYMRPPLSKELWYNTDRNASSQLLFTQWNGTQRSIFYEPNEFYANVNNLVQSDKGGVAVAAGWKVTKIDVQNKTVTLEDGSEVKYDKCLIATGATPKQLPVFESIEDELKDKIITFRTKEDFLDLEDSVHNAKHKHIVIVGGGFLGSELACSLARNLPQDKTVYQIYKEKFIMDQVLPQYLSEWATKKAIVEGVRCISSSEVVDYSYKNGKLSLILSGDRTIDADQVIVAVGVEPNTGLAEVSHLETDPDIGGFLVNAELEARSNLWVAGDAACFYDIRLGRRRVEHHDHAVVSGRLAGENMTGARKPYLHQSMFWSDLGTEVGYEAVGIVDSSLPTVGVFAKSSDSNSSTPVSNSNGTVQSLQKKTLNSAKSSVKSELVTQMEKPNEQEESSTEVDKPECDDSKLTTEEKPKKHDDFEKGVIFYLRDDIVVGIVLWNLFNRMSVARQVLARGTKYDDLNEVAKLFAIHDN; this comes from the exons ATGTTCGAATGTTCTTTGTTCAACAAAAAACATACGAA AAAACTGTACAGCGACTTCCAGTCGTATGCATGGTCAACAGAGCCGGCCGTACGCGCCATCACCATATTGCATAAGGCCAAAATTGGCTCGTTAAAAATGTTAAGTTGTGGCAGAATTGTCGGACGATTACCAAAACTTACAAGACATTCACCCGTTAGTCATTTTGGCCCTTTCAAATATCTTG GaattatcaataataatttatggtACAGTAACAATGTTAGTGATAAGAAAACGTACAAGTCTCCAGGCACTACTATAAAACCTGAAGAATGTGTACCCGAAAGTAGGTATTCAGAACCAAAGAGAAACGTCCCTTCTTGCGAATCTTATCCTAATGCATCTTGTCCACCGTCTTGTTATGAAGTTTGCGGTAAACCACCGGATTCAGGGAAGTGCCAAGATAAACCACCGTCGCCACCCTATTGGAAGATATTGGCAGCTTTACTTATAGCAGGAGTTACAATATACGCG ATATCTTCTACGTTATCTTCCACAAAGAAATCTGAATCTCGAAAGGATGTAAGTACGA aaaagaaGGATGGAAGAAGACATAGAAGATCCTTGGAAAAAGTGAAATCACCACCCGATTCCtcttcgattcccaaagaagtaCCTTACCTTTTAATAGGCGGTGGAACTGCTGCATTTTCTGCATTTAGATCAATTAAATCTAGAGACCCTAAAGCTAAG GTGTTAGTGGTAATGGAAGAGAATGGTTTTCCTTACATGAGACCGCCGTTATCGAAAGAACTTTGGTACAATACGGACAGGAACGCGAGCTCGCAGTTACTTTTTACCCAATGGAACGGAACGCAACGAAG TATATTTTACGAACCAAACGAGTTTTACGCAAATGTCAACAATTTAGTACAATCTGATAAAGGCGGTGTAGCTGTCGCCGCAGGTTGGAAAGTTACAAAAATTGATGTTCAAAATAAAACCGTGACACTCGAAGATGGTTCCGAAGTAAAATATGATAAATGTCTTATCGCAACTG GTGCCACACCGAAGCAACTTCCTGTCTTTGAATCGATCGAGGATGAACTTAAAGATAAAATTATAACATTTAGAACAAAAGAAGATTTTCTTGACTTGGAAGACAGTGTACATAATGCTAAGCATAAACATATAGTAATAGTTGGAGGTGGATTTCTTGGGTCAGAACTCGCTTGCTCGTTAGCTCGTAATT TGCCGCAAGACAAAACCGTATATCAAATATATAAGGAGAAGTTTATAATGGATCAAGTATTACCGCAATATTTAAGCGAATGGGCAACAAAGAAAGCGATAGTAGAAGGTGTTCGATGCATTTCTAGTTCCGAAGTTGTAGATTATTCCTATAAGAATGGAAAATTGTCGCTCATTCTTTCCGGAGACCGTACT ATCGATGCCGATCAAGTAATTGTAGCGGTAGGTGTTGAGCCAAACACTGGTTTGGCAGAAGTTTCGCATTTAGAAACAGATCCTGACATAGGTGGATTTCTTGTAAACGCAGAGTTGGAAGCAAGAAGCAACCTTTGGGTTGCCGGAGATGCTGCTTGTTTCTACGATATTAGACTTGGTCGAAGAAGAGTGGAACATCATGATCACGCTGTAGTTTCGGGAAGATTAGCAGGAGAAAATATGACTGGTGCAA GGAAGCCGTATCTGCATCAGTCAATGTTTTGGTCGGACTTGGGAACAGAAGTTGGTTACGAGGCCGTTGGCATTGTAGATTCGTCGTTACCAACTGTAGGAGTTTTTGCAAAATCATCGGATTCGAACAGCTCAACACCAGTTTCGAATTCAAATGGAACCGTACAGTCTCTGCAGAAGAAG ACATTGAATTCAGCAAAAAGTTCTGTAAAATCTGAATTAGTGACACAAATGGAAAAACCCAACGAGCAAGAAGAGAGTTCAACCGAGGTTGATAAACCAGAATGTGATGATTCCAAATTAACGACAGAGGAGAAACCTAAGAAACACGATGATTTTGAGAAAggtgttattttttatttaagggaCGACATTGTGGTCGGAATTGTTCTTTGGAATCTTTTCAACCGGATGTCCGTTGCTAGGCAG